A genomic segment from uncultured Vibrio sp. encodes:
- a CDS encoding LysR family transcriptional regulator has protein sequence MRFNKFDLNLLVALDTLLNEKSITKSAEKLNMSPSAMSSSLARLREYFNDDLLTQIGRKMVVTPLGENLKKHVRNSLINIETNILVNPIFDPKDTNRLFSILCSDYTQTILVPHLMELAAKQSSKAYFQFLAQSSSPNESLEKGEADLLIIPEIFVSSQHPSEVLFEEEYVCISWKHSNISLGEMTKEKYTNAGHIAMRPTVDKKVFSERIGLNKLNNNDYLERVIESKFGLKLNIVATTYSFTSMPSLVIGSENIATVHARLAKKLSTILPIKIHKLPFDIPKMKQCIQWHEYKDKDPGLLWLRKSLLDSVKEMDKEIEELK, from the coding sequence ATGAGATTTAACAAGTTTGATTTAAATTTATTAGTAGCGCTTGATACGCTATTGAACGAGAAAAGCATTACAAAAAGTGCGGAAAAGCTCAATATGAGCCCGTCTGCAATGAGTAGTTCATTGGCAAGATTAAGGGAATATTTTAATGATGATCTACTTACACAAATCGGGCGGAAGATGGTGGTCACTCCGCTAGGAGAAAACCTTAAAAAACATGTGCGTAATTCATTGATTAATATAGAAACAAATATATTAGTCAACCCAATTTTTGATCCTAAGGACACCAATCGACTGTTCAGTATTTTGTGTTCTGATTATACCCAAACAATCTTGGTACCTCACCTGATGGAACTAGCCGCCAAACAATCGAGTAAAGCCTACTTTCAATTTTTGGCGCAAAGTTCCTCACCAAATGAGAGCTTAGAAAAAGGTGAGGCCGATTTATTAATTATTCCAGAAATATTCGTTTCTAGCCAACATCCAAGTGAAGTTCTATTTGAGGAAGAATATGTTTGTATCAGTTGGAAACACAGCAATATTTCACTAGGAGAAATGACAAAAGAAAAATATACCAATGCTGGTCATATCGCGATGCGACCAACAGTAGACAAAAAAGTATTTAGTGAAAGAATTGGATTGAACAAATTAAACAATAACGATTACCTAGAGCGAGTTATTGAAAGTAAGTTTGGTTTAAAATTAAATATTGTAGCAACAACTTATAGTTTCACTTCGATGCCATCGTTAGTTATTGGTTCAGAAAATATAGCAACTGTACATGCTCGATTAGCAAAAAAACTTTCTACTATCTTACCTATAAAAATACACAAACTTCCATTTGATATTCCAAAGATGAAACAATGTATTCAATGGCATGAATATAAAGACAAAGATCCAGGTTTATTATGGTTGAGAAAGTCTCTTCTTGACTCAGTAAAAGAAATGGATAAAGAAATAGAAGAATTAAAATAA